Proteins from one Homalodisca vitripennis isolate AUS2020 unplaced genomic scaffold, UT_GWSS_2.1 ScUCBcl_5818;HRSCAF=12731, whole genome shotgun sequence genomic window:
- the LOC124373530 gene encoding uncharacterized protein LOC124373530 yields MQPTTLVCCLLFVVLAVVVVPGNSQVLRTRTTTPLPPRRERLPYTPVRGSQRQERLPYTPVKPTTMRPGMVLRSRTTTRRVPFPTKTTPKPCNCNCNITDYRPLCAGDGTDRDTFANQCQLDCFNCTHNKRYRVLQQGECSR; encoded by the exons TCGTGTTGGCTGTTGTGGTGGTCCCTGGCAACAGCCAAGTGTTGCGGACTCGCACCACCACACCTCTGCCACCCCGCAGGGAGAGATTACCCTACACTCCAGTGAGGGGTAGTCAGCGTCAGGAGAGGCTGCCCTACACCCCTGTCAAGCCTACCACCATGCGTCCTGGCATGGTACTCAG GAGCAGAACAACTACCAGAAGAGTGCCGTTTCCCACGAAGACTACGCCGAAACCCTGCAACTGTAACTGCAACATCACTGACTATCGACCACTGTGTGCTGGCGATGGAACAGATCGTGACACCTTCGCCAACCAGTGCCAACTCGACTGTTTTAACTGCACACACAACAAGA gATATCGAGTGCTACAACAAGGAGAGTGCAGCAGATAG